In Chloroflexota bacterium, a single genomic region encodes these proteins:
- a CDS encoding proline--tRNA ligase: MRLSHLFGRTLRQPPKEAEMVSHRLLVRGGFVRQIAAGVYTFMPLGWRVIRRIESIMREEMDRIGGQEMYMPVLAPAELWQETGRWYEIGPELVRFKDRTERDFVLAMTHEETITAIARNEIRSYRQLPFMSYHIQTKVRDEARPRGGLVRLREFIMKDAYSFHPDASDLDAFYPEIYQAYHNIFRRCGLEVIAVEADPGMMGGTGSHEFMVVSEAGEDALVTCGKCGYAANIEKAQAAKRPAMVLAEEDQRPIEEVSTPGIKTIDSLVEFFNLPPERFLKTVVYTMEGSLILVVIRGDLDINEAKLARVLRSADLRLADEENLRAAGIVAGFVSPVGLDGVRVVLDDSVSRNNFIAGANKPDTHLRNVRFPRDFRAELVADIAMARAGDPCLHCGSPLQVGRGIEVGHTFKLGTKYSAAMKATYLRSNGQEATIVMGSYGIGLDRLLAAIVEQNHDEFGIIWPPSVAPYGIYLCALGMDNPQVAAEAERVYTQLMSAGYKVLFDDRLESPGVKFNDADLIGIPLRLTVSQRTLKRSSVEVRWRRTRQEKSINLENLAETMLTDVLPRNRC, translated from the coding sequence TTGCGCTTATCACATTTATTCGGCCGGACCTTACGTCAGCCTCCGAAAGAGGCTGAGATGGTAAGCCACAGGCTACTGGTGCGGGGAGGTTTCGTTCGCCAGATTGCCGCGGGCGTTTACACCTTTATGCCTTTAGGCTGGAGGGTTATCCGTCGTATCGAGTCCATCATGCGCGAGGAGATGGATCGCATCGGTGGGCAGGAGATGTATATGCCAGTATTGGCACCGGCGGAGTTATGGCAGGAGACAGGGCGGTGGTATGAGATTGGGCCAGAGCTGGTGCGTTTCAAAGATCGTACCGAGCGTGATTTTGTCTTAGCAATGACACACGAAGAGACGATAACAGCGATCGCCCGCAATGAGATTCGTTCTTACAGACAGCTACCATTTATGTCCTATCACATTCAAACGAAGGTGCGTGATGAGGCTCGCCCGCGGGGAGGGTTGGTGCGCTTACGAGAGTTCATTATGAAGGATGCCTACTCCTTCCACCCCGATGCAAGCGATCTTGATGCTTTCTACCCCGAGATTTATCAAGCATATCATAATATCTTTCGCCGTTGTGGGCTGGAGGTGATAGCGGTAGAGGCCGATCCCGGTATGATGGGGGGCACCGGTTCCCATGAGTTTATGGTCGTCTCCGAAGCCGGTGAGGATGCCCTGGTAACTTGTGGAAAATGTGGTTACGCGGCCAATATAGAGAAGGCTCAAGCCGCTAAACGGCCAGCCATGGTGTTAGCTGAGGAAGATCAACGCCCCATCGAGGAAGTCAGCACGCCAGGTATAAAGACTATCGATTCTCTTGTAGAGTTCTTCAATTTGCCCCCTGAGCGCTTTCTGAAAACCGTAGTCTACACGATGGAAGGTTCCCTTATCCTGGTCGTCATCAGGGGGGATCTTGACATCAATGAGGCCAAGCTGGCTCGGGTGCTACGATCAGCCGACCTGCGGCTGGCTGACGAGGAGAATCTGCGGGCGGCGGGCATAGTGGCCGGTTTTGTCTCACCCGTGGGGTTAGATGGGGTAAGGGTGGTCCTGGATGATTCGGTATCCAGGAATAACTTCATTGCCGGTGCGAACAAGCCGGATACGCATTTGCGCAATGTGCGCTTCCCCCGTGATTTTCGGGCCGAGCTCGTCGCTGATATCGCTATGGCCAGGGCGGGTGACCCATGCCTGCATTGTGGATCGCCTCTTCAAGTGGGCCGAGGCATCGAAGTTGGTCACACCTTTAAGCTGGGTACGAAGTACAGTGCGGCTATGAAGGCCACTTATCTCAGGAGTAATGGGCAAGAGGCTACCATCGTCATGGGCAGTTATGGGATCGGTCTGGATAGACTATTAGCGGCTATAGTGGAGCAAAATCACGATGAGTTCGGCATAATTTGGCCACCTTCGGTGGCGCCGTATGGAATCTACCTTTGTGCCCTGGGCATGGACAATCCCCAGGTGGCCGCTGAGGCAGAGAGGGTCTATACGCAGCTGATGTCCGCTGGTTATAAGGTTTTGTTTGATGACCGCTTGGAGAGCCCGGGCGTTAAGTTCAATGATGCTGATTTGATCGGTATACCATTGCGGTTGACAGTAAGCCAACGGACACTCAAGCGGAGTAGTGTAGAGGTGCGGTGGCGCCGAACGCGTCAGGAGAAGTCGATCAATCTAGAGAACCTGGCCGAGACGATGCTCACTGACGTATTGCCTCGGAATAGGTGTTAA